The proteins below are encoded in one region of Phyllopteryx taeniolatus isolate TA_2022b chromosome 11, UOR_Ptae_1.2, whole genome shotgun sequence:
- the six3a gene encoding homeobox protein SIX3a isoform X1, producing the protein MVFRSPLELYPSHFFLPSFADRPLLLATSAPAARSAEDSSMFQLPTLNFSPEQVASVCETLEETGDIERLGRFLWSLPVAPGACEAINKHESILRARAVVAFHTGNFRDLYHILENHKFTKDSHGKLQAMWLEAHYQEAEKLRGRPLGPVDKYRVRKKFPLPRTIWDGEQKTHCFKERTRSLLREWYLQDPYPNPSKKRELAQATGLTPTQVGNWFKNRRQRDRAAAAKNRLQHQAMGPAGMRSLSEAGLTPHSSAESPSTAASPTTSVSSMTERVDTGTSILSVTSSDSECDV; encoded by the exons ATGGTTTTCCGCTCGCCCTTAGAGCTTTATCCCTCCCATTTCTTCCTGCCCAGCTTCGCTGATCGCCCGCTGCTGCTGGCGACCAGCGCGCCCGCCGCCAGGTCCGCGGAAGACTCGTCCATGTTCCAGCTACCCACACTCAACTTCTCCCCGGAGCAGGTGGCGAGCGTCTGCGAGACGCTGGAGGAGACCGGCGACATCGAGCGGCTGGGTCGCTTCCTCTGGTCCCTGCCCGTGGCGCCCGGAGCGTGCGAGGCCATCAACAAGCATGAGTCCATCCTGCGCGCCCGCGCCGTGGTGGCCTTCCACACGGGCAACTTCAGGGACCTCTACCACATCCTGGAGAACCACAAGTTCACCAAGGACTCGCACGGCAAGCTGCAGGCCATGTGGCTGGAGGCGCACTACCAGGAGGCCGAAAAGCTGCGCGGACGCCCGCTGGGTCCGGTGGACAAGTACCGCGTGCGGAAGAAGTTCCCGCTGCCTCGGACCATCTGGGACGGCGAGCAGAAGACGCATTGTTTCAAGGAGCGGACGCGGAGCCTGCTGCGGGAGTGGTACCTGCAGGACCCCTATCCGAACCCCAGCAAGAAAAGGGAACTGGCGCAAGCCACCGGACTCACTCCCACACAGGTCGGCAACTGGTTTAAGAACCGGAGGCAACGAGACAGAGCCGCGGCGGCCAAAAACAG GCTCCAGCACCAAGCAATGGGACCGGCTGGCATGAGGTCCCTCTCCGAGGCCGGCCTCACCCCTCACAGCTCGGCCGAGTCGCCCTCGACGGCGGCCAGTCCCACCACCAGCGTGTCCAGCATGACGGAGCGGGTCGACACCGGCACCTCCATCCTGTCCGTCACCTCCAGTGACTCGGAGTGCGACGTATGA
- the six3a gene encoding homeobox protein SIX3a isoform X2 produces MVFRSPLELYPSHFFLPSFADRPLLLATSAPAARSAEDSSMFQLPTLNFSPEQVASVCETLEETGDIERLGRFLWSLPVAPGACEAINKHESILRARAVVAFHTGNFRDLYHILENHKFTKDSHGKLQAMWLEAHYQEAEKLRGRPLGPVDKYRVRKKFPLPRTIWDGEQKTHCFKERTRSLLREWYLQDPYPNPSKKRELAQATGLTPTQAPAPSNGTGWHEVPLRGRPHPSQLGRVALDGGQSHHQRVQHDGAGRHRHLHPVRHLQ; encoded by the exons ATGGTTTTCCGCTCGCCCTTAGAGCTTTATCCCTCCCATTTCTTCCTGCCCAGCTTCGCTGATCGCCCGCTGCTGCTGGCGACCAGCGCGCCCGCCGCCAGGTCCGCGGAAGACTCGTCCATGTTCCAGCTACCCACACTCAACTTCTCCCCGGAGCAGGTGGCGAGCGTCTGCGAGACGCTGGAGGAGACCGGCGACATCGAGCGGCTGGGTCGCTTCCTCTGGTCCCTGCCCGTGGCGCCCGGAGCGTGCGAGGCCATCAACAAGCATGAGTCCATCCTGCGCGCCCGCGCCGTGGTGGCCTTCCACACGGGCAACTTCAGGGACCTCTACCACATCCTGGAGAACCACAAGTTCACCAAGGACTCGCACGGCAAGCTGCAGGCCATGTGGCTGGAGGCGCACTACCAGGAGGCCGAAAAGCTGCGCGGACGCCCGCTGGGTCCGGTGGACAAGTACCGCGTGCGGAAGAAGTTCCCGCTGCCTCGGACCATCTGGGACGGCGAGCAGAAGACGCATTGTTTCAAGGAGCGGACGCGGAGCCTGCTGCGGGAGTGGTACCTGCAGGACCCCTATCCGAACCCCAGCAAGAAAAGGGAACTGGCGCAAGCCACCGGACTCACTCCCACACAG GCTCCAGCACCAAGCAATGGGACCGGCTGGCATGAGGTCCCTCTCCGAGGCCGGCCTCACCCCTCACAGCTCGGCCGAGTCGCCCTCGACGGCGGCCAGTCCCACCACCAGCGTGTCCAGCATGACGGAGCGGGTCGACACCGGCACCTCCATCCTGTCCGTCACCTCCAGTGA